TTCTACTTTTTCCACATCTGCCATAATCGTTTGAGATATATCTGATAAATTATGTTTTGAGAAGTAGGATAGGGGAAGTTTTGATAGAGTTTCAGCAATATCTATTCTTAAATTAGCACTCTCTTCATAAGTTGTAGTATAAAGATCATCATATTCTTTGGCTAACAAAACATACATTATTACTAATGTAACAACAGAAACGCCAAAATATAAATAAGGGCTTTTAACATTTTTCAAAAGAAGCTCATCTGTTAACATCATTAAAATAAAGGCAGGAACCATATTAATACAGTAGACCAAGAAACTTGATATAGTAGATTTAGTGAGATCTTTAGCCCCTTTATCAGTCAGACAAAAGCGTTTTTTATAAAATTTCCTCATCTTTAACCCTCCATTGATTTGCACTATCGTAAAGCTCTAATAATTCCTTATATTTTCCACCTTTTGAAATAAGTTCTTGATCACTGCCTCTTTCAATTATTTCTCCATTCTCTAAAACTAAAATTTCATCAACAGAACGAATACTACTCATCCTATGGGCAATCATAATAACTGTTTTATCTTTCATAAGGTTTTTAAAGGCCTTTTGAAGCTCATACTCATTGTCTGGATCAATAGAAGCACTAGCTTCATCCATAATTACAATTTTAGATTTCTTGAGCATGGCTCTCGCAATAGCAATTCTCTGTTTTTCTCCTCCTGATAAATAGACTCCTTTTGAGCCGATTATGGTATTCTCCCTTTCAGGAAACTTATTTAAAATAACATTACAACCTGCAAGTTCCATAGCCTTCATAACTTCTTCTCTACTTGCCTTTCTATTAGCAAGAGCAACATTTTCGTAAATAGATGTCTTAAAAAGTTTGCTATCCTGAAAAACAAAAGAAATTGTGTTTATTAGAGCATCCTTACTATAAGACTCTAAGGGTCTCTCTCCAATTTTTATACTGCCACTATCTACTTTGTAAAAACCAGATAATAGCTTTACAATAGTCGATTTACCTGATCCTGAATGACCCACCAAAGCATATTTTTTTCCTTCTTCTAATTTAAAAGATAAATTTTCTAATACTTTATTTCCATTGTAACCGAATGTTACATTATCAAACTCTATATTATAGTTTTTGAAATTAATATTCTCTCCATAAGACAATTTATCTTCATTCATCTTTTTATATAAATCTTCCAAAGTATCTACCGCATACCTAGCGTTAAAGATGTTCATACTAGCCCACATAATTTTCATAAATGAAACCATCATTACTCCACTTAAAAACAAAATCATGAATAGTTCAACAATAAGCAAATTAGCATTATTAACTTTATTTATGGTAAAAACTAAAGGGATAGACAAAATTGCAATAATTCCAAAAAATATCCATTGATATAGTACATAAGGTTTTTTAGAACTAATTGAGTAATCAAGAGCATACTTAGAATAATCCTTAATCGCCTTATAAAGAGTTTTAAAAGACTCTACAGTAGCTCCGAATATTTTAACAACTTGCATGCCTCTGACATATTCAACTGTTTCACCACTTAAAATTTCTAAGGATTTTTGGTAGTATTCCATGAACTCTCCTCCACCCATCATGTTCTTTAAAATAAGAGCCCCTACTATTGTTAGTATAAGAATAACTAATCCCACTCTGCTACTAATAGAAAAGGCAAGTATTAAAGATAATACTGGAATTAAAAAAGCTTGAGAGTTATCTGGTATCATATGTGCTACTGCCGTATGAGTTTTAGCTGCATTGTCATCAATAGTTTTTCTTATAATTCCAGATGGGTTTAAATCATAAAAGCGAAAACTTGCTCCTGTAAGTCCATCTATACCTTTTTTTCTTAAATTAGTTTCTAAGCGAAATCCAAGTTTATGAGAAAAAAAGCCCGACAAAAAGTAAACTAATGCCCCTATCGTCAAATATAAGACAGCTTGAATGGACAAAGTCCTAGCTACTAATAAATCCCCTTCAACAATGGAACTTCTTAAAAGTTTATACAGTAACGAATATCCGTACACCATTAAAAATGCAGATAGTGCTGATAAAAAAACTGCTATATATCCATTATGTTTTTCTTCAGGCACATAGGAAAAAAGCCTTTTATAAATTTTCATATTCCCCTCCTTAATATTCCTATTAGATTAAAATTTGCCTAGGAGATAATAATTATCATTGCGTTTTTATTATACATCAGTTATAATTACTAATACAATAGTTTTGAATTAATAAGGCTAATTGGAATATTGTCTAAAAGGGATAGTGTGTTATGACATATTATGATTTTGTAAAAGAATATATGAACGTAGATGAATGTAAAAATAATAAGAAATATTCAAGTGCAGGGCATACATTTTGTTGGAGTAAAGATGATTCAATTAATGCAGAAGGCCTATATTGGTTTTATGAAGGAAATGGATTTATTATTGATATCCACGATTTTTATATCAAAGAAGAAGTTATTCAAAATAGTACTTATAGTATGGAAAACTATGTTTCGATATGCTCTAGCTATATTGTAAGTGCAAACGGTGAAAAATTTAACCCTTATCAAACTTTGACGCCAAACTCCTTATATACTCTTGATTTTGACAATATAGAAGATGACTTTCTATTTTTATTACACGAGAATAGTTACTATCTCACTGTTTCTGTTGGATTTAAAAGAGAACTTTTAGAAAAGCACCTGTCATCCATTAATATCGATCTTGAATCCTTTTATAGGGCTTTACTTCAAACAAATCAAATAATACTTACAAAGTCATTGGAAAAAGTGGCAATGGAAATATTAAATTGTAAGATGGACGCTCCTGCCGCTGATTTTTTCTTTAAAGCCAAGGCAAATGAGTGGATAAGTATAGTAATCGATACCTACTTAAATAGAAAAAAATATAAAATTGAATCTGATGATAATAAAGCACTTGAAGATGTAGCCAGATTTTTAGATGATCATTTCGCCATGAATGTAAATCAGGAAACTCTTGAAAAAATATCTAAAATGAGCGGAACAAAATTAAAAAATTTGTTCAAAGAAAAATATGGTCAAAGCATTACAGAATACACCCAAAGAAAAAGAATGAATGTAGCTGAAACTCTTCTCTTAAATACCAAACTACCTATAAAGGAAATAGCTGAATCTGTTGGATACGCATCCCATAGCAAATTTTCCATTTATTACAAAAGATACAAGGGAAAACTTCCTAGTGAAGTCCGTAATTTAGCTTGCGAGCATCATAATTTAAATTGTGATTGCAGTGATTAAACTAATTTTTTATTTATAGACCCATATTTTTAGTTTTAATGGATATGTATAGATATTTTTATTTGTGTGTATAGAGTTGATTAAAAAAATAATCAAAAAAAATAAAGGCAGTCCGAAGACTGCCGATATTTACCTCTCTGCACCTTTGCTATGTTTTTTCTTATTTGACTTGGCTTTATTATCTGTCTTAAAGTTTTTTATTTGCCCTAATATAGACTTTTTATCTTTATCTTGACTCTTTACTTATTTTTTTACTTTTAAGAGCTTAGAAGACAAAAATAGATATTATATTAAAACAATATTTCTCCGGTACTGGGACTGGGACGGGACTAAAAATTTGAAAATGTCCTATAATTAGGTGGATTTGGTGATATTAGAAAAAATAGAATCTAGTATTTTGAATGGTTTGGGATATATCGTACGTTTGGAAAAGAAGAATGGGAGTAAAAAATATTGCGAGCAATATTTTTTACGTTTTCCACCATTTATCAAGGTGCGAAGCACCGCAGTATAAATGGATGGAAACCCTTCTGCAGGGAAGAAAAGCCGACGCGACGAATAGGAGCGTTGGCTTTTCTGCTTCGCTGAATGGGTTTGAAAATTACAAAGTAATTTTCAAGTATTATATAGACTCACTCAAACGAAGAGAATGAAAAATGGCTGCTGGTACTCAAATGCTACTGGAAGCTAGAAAGAATAAACTAAATAATAGTTCCAAGTATTTTACATGAGGACAAAAAATTAGACCGTAGTTAAAAACTGCGGTCTTTTTGTAATTAGAATACCCTAGATGATTTATTTTTATAAGATGCCTAGAACTTTTTCTAGTATTAGGGTTATGGATGTGATTGATATAAAGCACACTCCTCCTAAAGCTAGTGGTTTAGCTCCTGATTTTAATAGTTTTACTATATCACTGTTAAAGCCTATAGCTGACATTGCCATTACTATGAAAAATTTGGATAAGTCCTTAAAGGGCTTGAAAAATCCTATATCTACTCCTTTGGCTAGGGCTATAGTTGTAATCAAACTTGCAAGGATGAAGTAGATTATAAAGAATGGAAAGATTTGTATTATGGATATTTTTTTATTAGCTTCTTGTTCGGCATTTCTCATTCTTATAAAGGCTAGTCCTAAGCATATTGGAATTATTGCTAGGGTTCTAGTCAATTTTACTGTTACAGCCTTGTCAAGTGTCTGGCTACCTAGATTAAATATTGTATCCCATGTTGATGCGCACGCTGTAACTGATGATGTATCATTAACAGCAGATCCTGCAAATATACCAAAGGCATGACCGTTGGTAGTAGAAAATCCAATCATACGACCTAAGCTTGGAAATAGGATAGCAGCTAAGATATTAAAAAAGAATATAACAGATATGGCTTGGGCTATTTCATCTTCATCTGCATCTATGACTGGAGCGGCTGCTGCAATTGCAGAACCTCCACAAATTGATGATCCAACACCAACAAGAGTTGCAATATTTCCTTTTATAAGTCCAGCCTTGTAGGCTAGGTAAGCAATCATCAATGATGTTGATATGGTAGATAGGATGATAGGCAGTGATTGTCTACCAGTTTTTAAAACAATTCCAAGATCGAGTCCAAATCCTAGTAGGATTACAGCGTATTGAAGGATTTTCTTTGATGTAAATCTCACACCACCCATATAAGATTTTTTGTCTTTTATAATTTGATTTAGGGCCATACCAATTAGAATACCAGAGACTGCTGGTCCTACGAGAGGGATTTTCTTGCCAATTATTTGGGATATTATTGCAATTATAAGGCAGAGAATAATCCCTTTTATATTTTTTTCTATAGATTTTATCATATATTCTCCTTTCACTTTTTTTATTATATAATAATTTACTATAATGTAAAATTATAATTATTTACTATATTATAAAAATTTGTTATGATAGATGCGGAGGATACCATGTTAGATTTTAGGATAGAAAGTTTTTTGGAAGTATGTAAATATATGAATTTTACAAGGGCTGCAGAAAGCCTTAATATAACTCAACCAGCTATATCTACTCATATAAAGTATCTAGAAAACTATTACAATTGTAAACTTTTTTATAGAAGCAAGAGGAGTTTGTGCCTAACAGACCAGGGCAAGATTCTAAAATCTGCTTTACTTTCTATGTCAAATGATCAAGATAGGTTGAAGATGATATTAGCTAATAATAAAACTAAGAGTGAGAAAATTTCTTTGGGTTTTACTAGATCAGTTGGAGAATATTTAATATTGGATAAGCTTATAGCCTTAATTAAAGAAAAGTCTTCCTGTGATTTCCACATCTATTATGAGAATACGGACGAGATTTTAAGTGATATAGATAGTGGTAGGATAGATTTTGCTATCATAGAGGGATTTATAAAATCTAGTGATTATTTTATTAAAAAATATAAAAGTGATAGGATTGTATGCGTCTGCCACAAAGATCACAAATTTAAAAAACAAGTAAAAAAGTTAACAGACTTGTTAGATGAAAGAATTATTATAAGAGAAGACGGATCTGGTACCTTGGCTATATTAAAAAATTTTCTAAGTATGGATAATATTGATACAAAAGATTTTGCAAATATCATAGAAATAAATAATATGCGTTCCATAGTAGAAATGCTCAAGGCAGATTGTGGTATAAGTTTTATATTTGAATCTTGTGTCAAAAAAGAACTAGAGGAAGGTGTGCTTAGGGTTATAAAGCTAGAAGATTTTAATCTAGTTCATGATTTATCCATTGTCACCAGGAAAAATTCAATATTTATTGATTTGTATTTGCAAATAGCAGAAGCTTTTTATTAGAAAAAAATTAGGGTATTGGGATAAGAAGGGTTTAGAAAAATATAGTTTAATAAAGGCAAATCTAAATAATAAATATCAATAATCATAGCTAAGCGCTTACTTTACTTAGTAGGTGCTTTTTCTATGCCCAAATGTAAAGAGTTTCAAGGTTTAGATAAATAGTTTAATTGTATCATAGACGGTTGGAAACTAGACATAGATTGAGGCGTTGGGACTGGGATGGGACTAAAAATTTGAAAACGTCTTATAATTAGGTGGATTTAGTGAAACAATAAAAAATAGAATCTAGTATTTTGAATGCTTTGGGATATATTGTACGTTTGGAAAAGAAGAATGGGAGTAAAACTCCCCTGTGTGGGAGTATTACCCGAAAAATAGTGCGGAGCACGGAGAGCAGTGAAACTGCGGTTTTCGTTAGTCCCACCATCTTGGGTGGAAAATGCGAAGCATTTTTCATCTCTGAGATAAGCGAAGAAGCGGAGCTTCAAGCGAATCCAGAGAACTAAGCGAAGAAACTCGAAAAGAGTTTCTGAGAGGATTATCCCCTGTGTGGGAGTTTTACCCGAAAAATAGCGCAGAGTGCAGAGAGCAGTTTTGCTGCGGTTTTTATGCAAAAAAGATATTTTGTATATAGAAAATAGTTTTGTAGAAAAGTCATTTTTATTATAAAATAAATATAGGATAAAAATAGAAGTAAATGAAAATGGGGATTTGATAAAAAAGGAATGGCTAATTTGCAAGAGATCTTTAGTGTCCTACCCGCACACGCGGGGGTGATCCCGACCTTTCCAGATTCAAACCTATATTCTTTTAGTCCTACCCGCACACGCGGGGGTGATCCTGAAAGCGTAAACGCTTCAAACCCTTTGTGGTGGTCTTACCCGCACACGCGGGGAAAGCTCCTGGGATTGAAATTAAATTAGGGGAAGTCATTAATATGCAAAATAGATGGTATAAAAATAAAAAAAATGATATGATTTGGTGGAGGGAGAACAACGAGCTTGGTCTTTGGGAGTTTTCTTTTGATAAATATAAGGTTTTTAATATGTTTAGAGATTATCCTCACGAATTAAGCGGTGAAGAAAAAGAAATCTTTGACAGAGAGAATCCTTATTGGAAAAATTTTTTCAAAGACAGATAAATGGTAGCTTAAAGAACACTCTTAGCAGCAGGCTATGGGGTGTTCCGGTATTTAGTATAGAAAAAATCATAGGAGGATTTTATGATAGTAGTAGTTGATGATTATAGAAAGTTAGTAGAAGAAGCTGAAAAGGATGGGTTTGAACAAATAGCTAACCCAGGTGTCCCAGTGTTGGATTTTAAAAAGGGGGATATTAGATTTTGTGTTAGAAATGGCCAGGTCCATGTAAATGAGAAATCTTTAGAGTATTTAGAGTCAAAAAATTTTAAGTATTCAGTTGTAGAAGAATAATTTTTGACAGGTGCCTATAGAAATATAGGAAAACTTAAAAGATGGGATTGGAAAAACAAGAATTTTTTCCCGCACACGCGGGAGTGATCCTGTCGATAAGAAAATGACGTCAAGATTCGTACAGTTTTACCCGCATTTGCGGGTGTGATCCCTTGATTATGATTAAACATTATGAAAAATTTTGTTTTACTTATATACTTGGGTCTTAGTGAAAGGTTCGATTTCTCTGCTTCGACCATATTTATTTTGTGGGCGATTTTTTTCACTAGATTATAAAAACCTTTGCATAGGCTATAGGCTTTGTTATATAATAAAGTCATAAAGGTGGTAATTATGGAAAAGTTTTTGTGGGCAAAGAAAAATAGGATTGATGATATTCCTTCACGGACTCCTCTTTTGGTACACCTAGAAGATACTGCTAATGTATGCGGGCTTTTGTATGACCGCTGGCTCTCCCAAGGTGTCAAGGACTTGTTGATGGATTCTCTTGTTACTGATTTCGAGGATAAGGATGAGCTTCTTTTAAATCTTTGTAGGTTTTTGGGAGCGACACATGACATAGGCAAGGCTACGCCAATTTTTCAGGTGAAAAAATCTTTTAATGGCGACTTTGAACTTGATAGCTTGGTCTTGGAAAAGCTTATAAATGCAGGTTTTAAAGACCTAGATAAGTATATATCAGCAAATAGGGACAATATTTTGCACAATGTCAGCGGTCAATACCTGCTGACTTCTTTTGGTGTCAATTTTACTGTGGCAAATATTATCGGCGCCCACCATGGCAGGCCTATTTCTGCTAAGGAGTCAGGAGACTCTCAGTATTTCGCATCTAGTCTTTTCCAAGAAGATAATATTTCTTCTGATAGGGCCATTTTTTGGCAAAATTTACAAAAAAATATTTTTACATGGGCACTTGCAGAGGCCAATTTTTCTGATCCTGCTGAGTTGCCTATGATTTCTCAGCCCGGCCAGGTTATCTTGTCTGGGCTTTTAGTTATGGCGGATTGGATTAGCTCTAATGAAAAATATTTCCCACTTTTGTCTATAGATGAGCATAAGCCAAGTCCTGATCGTTTTAAAAAAGGCTTTGGGAAATGGATGGGGCAAAGGGCTGGGTCTTGGGAGCCAGACCCCTACTCAACAGAGATTTATAAAAATAGATTTCCCTTTATAGAAATTCCTTGGGATGCCCAAAGAAAGATTTCAGAGAAAATCCATGAGATTGATGAGCCGGGCATCGTCATCATAGAGGCCCCAATGGGCATGGGCAAAACTGAGGCTGCCCTAATAGGTGCCGAGGATTTGGCCCAAAAGACAAATAGGACAGGGATGTTTTTTGCCCTGCCTACCCAGGCTACATCCAATGGTATGTTTTCTCGTATAAAAGATTGGCTTTATCATATGAAGGGTGAAAAATCTCTCAGACTTATCCACGGCAAGGCCCAGCTCAATGATGACTTTGCTAGCCTGCCAAAAAGTTCTAATATCCATGGAGAAGATGGGGTAGGGGTCAACGAATGGTTTGTTGGTAGAAAGGTCTCGATCCTAGATGATTTTACTGTCGGGACTGTAGATCAAATCCTTCTAGCAGCCTTAAAACAAAAACACCTCATGCTAAGGCATTTGGGCTTGTCAAATAAGGTTGTAGTAATTGATGAGGTCCATGCCTACGATGCCTATATGTCCGTATTCTTATACAGGGCCTTGAGGTGGCTGGGGGCCTACAAGGTTCCAGTTGTAATCCTTTCTGCAACCCTTCCTATTTCAAAAAGAAATGCCCTCCTAGAAGAATATATGATTGGGGCGGGTCTTGGTTATGAGAGACTAACAAAACCAGAAGGCTTTGAAAATAACGAAGCCTACCCTCTTTTGACCTACAATGATGGGAAAGTCATAAAACAGTTTGCCGATTTTGAAAAAGAACCTGGTAGAGATTACCAGATAATAAAAAAACAAAAAGATCAAAGTGAGGACATAGTTGGTCTTATAAAAGAAGTAGCCAAAGATTCTGGGGTTGTGGGTGTTATGGTAAACACAGTTAGAAAATCCCAAGACTTTGCTAAAGCCTGTATAGAAGAATTTGGCGAGGACAAGGTAGAACTCTTGCATTCGTCTTTTATAGCGACTGATAGGTACAAAAAAGAAAAAGATTTGATTGCTAGCATTGGCAAGAATGGTAAAAGACCTGATTTTAAAATTGTAATTGGAACCCAAGTAATAGAGCAATCTCTTGATATAGATTTTGATATCTTAATTACAGACCTTGCCCCAATGGATTTGATCCTACAAAGAATGGGCAGGCTCCACAGGCATAAGGATACAAAAAGGCCAGAAAATCTCAAAGATCCAAAAGTCTACGTCCTAAATTGTGGTGGCTACGATTTTGATAAGGGAAGTAGTTTTGTATATTCGCCTTATATTTTGTTTAGGACTGAATATTATCTGCCAGATAAGATCAATTTGCCAAATGACATTTCCCACCTAGTACAGCTTGTTTATGGAGATGGGGAATTGGATTTGGATGGGGAACTGAATGAAATATATGATAATTATAGGGAAAAATATGAAAATCAAATAAAAGAAAAAGAATTTAAGGCCAATGTTTATAGGTTAGATAAACCTCTAAAAAAGATTGGCGAGAGGAAAAATTTATCTCATTGGCTAAAAAATTCTAATAAAATGGCTGAGTCATCAGATATAAAGGCAAATGCCCAAGTCAGGGATAGTGCAGATACCATAGAAGTGATTGCCTTAAAGGCATGTGAGGGTGGCTATGAATTTTTTGACCAAGGAGGATCTCTTGATCCATCGGACAATAAGACAGCGATGGAAATAGCAAAAAGAACTATCAAGCTTCCTAATTCTGTATACTTTGATAAAGAAAATGGGTATATAATTGACAAGGTGATAGAAGAATTGGAAAAATATTATCTAGAAAATTTATCAGCCTGGGACAAGCAATCATGGCTAAAAAACAATTTAGCAATTATATTTGACGATAATAATGAATTTAGCCTAGAAGGCAAGGTTTTACTTTATGATAAAAAATATGGCTTGATAGTAAAAAAGGAGGAGGAAAATGAGTGAATTTAACCTAATAGATGAGCCCTGGATCTGGGTAGTAACCGACTACAAGGGGACAAGAAAGCTTGTCGGCTTGAGGGAGTTTTTCCAAAATTGCCACCAGTATCTGGATTTGGCAGGAGATATGCCCACCCAAGATTTTGCAGTGATGAGATTTATACTTGCTATTCTTCATACGGTTTTTTCTAGGTTTGATGCAGATGGCAAACCCTATGAATACTTGGAAGTTGGCGAAAAAATGCGTCAGATAGAAAATGTAGATGAGGAAGATGCGGAGGAGTACGAAGATAGTCTCATGGAAACCTGGCAAAGTCTCTGGGAGATGGGAAAAACCCCTGAGATTGTCATAGAATATTTAGAATCTTGGTATGACAGGTTTTATCTTTTTGATGATGAATATCCTTTTTACCAGGTGACTAAAGAAGAAATTTCTGCTTCCAAAATTAGCAAGGCCAATCCTAGCGAAATTTTAGGTAAAAATATAAATAGGCTAATCTCAGAAAGTGGAAACAAGCTTGCACTTTTTTCACCAAAGATCGCCCATAAAAATAATAAGGAAATATTATCAGCTGATCAAGTCGCTAGGTGGCTAATAACCTATCAGTCCTATACAGGCTTATCTGACAAAGTGATTTTTGGCAAGGAAAAATACAAGGCCTCCAAGGGATGGCTATTTGATTTGGGAGGAGTGTTTTTATCATCTGATAATTTGTACAAGACTTTGGTATTAAATTTAGTTTTAGTCAATACAATAGATTCACAATTTAATACAAATATCCAAAAACCAGCCTGGGAATATAAGCCAGAGGATTTGATAGAAAATTATATGGACAAAAATCTTGTTGATAATATAGGCCAGCTTTATACAGCTTATTCTAGGGCTGTATATATAGACGATTTTGATCCTAAAAAGCCTTTCAAAATGGGGATTGTAAAATTGCCAGAAGTCTTGCATGAAAATAATTTTTTAGAGCCAATGACTCTTTGGAGATATAACAATAATGGACCAAACAAGGATAAATTCACCCCAAGAAAACACCAACTAAACAAGTCTTTATGGAGGTCTTTTGGACTTATAACAAAAACAGAAGACCCTAACGAGGGCAATGCAAACATAGGAAAAAGAAAACCAGGTATTATCCAATGGTTAAACCATATAGAAGAATATCTTGGCGATGATATGGTAAAAATAAACTCAATAAGCATGGAAGATGACGGCAATGCTACATCATGGGTACCAACTAATGAGATTGTTGATTGTCTTTTTATAGAGGGCAATATAGTCAATGACCTAGATAAAAAAGGCTGGGTTGTTAGGATAAACAATGTGATTGACAAGACTCAAACCATAGTTGACAAAGTTTTTAGGTCCTTTGTAAATGATACAAAAAAGATCAGAAACATTGAATCAAATGAATACACATCCAAATATACAGAAAGTCTATATTATGAGCTGGATAAGCCCTTTAGAGACTGGCTTTTTAGTATTGATTATGAGGATGACAAGGACGAAAAGATAGGTCTTTGGTATAAAGACTTAAAGAAAATCACCATCAGT
This window of the Anaerococcus mediterraneensis genome carries:
- a CDS encoding AraC family transcriptional regulator, coding for MTYYDFVKEYMNVDECKNNKKYSSAGHTFCWSKDDSINAEGLYWFYEGNGFIIDIHDFYIKEEVIQNSTYSMENYVSICSSYIVSANGEKFNPYQTLTPNSLYTLDFDNIEDDFLFLLHENSYYLTVSVGFKRELLEKHLSSINIDLESFYRALLQTNQIILTKSLEKVAMEILNCKMDAPAADFFFKAKANEWISIVIDTYLNRKKYKIESDDNKALEDVARFLDDHFAMNVNQETLEKISKMSGTKLKNLFKEKYGQSITEYTQRKRMNVAETLLLNTKLPIKEIAESVGYASHSKFSIYYKRYKGKLPSEVRNLACEHHNLNCDCSD
- a CDS encoding ABC transporter ATP-binding protein; this translates as MKIYKRLFSYVPEEKHNGYIAVFLSALSAFLMVYGYSLLYKLLRSSIVEGDLLVARTLSIQAVLYLTIGALVYFLSGFFSHKLGFRLETNLRKKGIDGLTGASFRFYDLNPSGIIRKTIDDNAAKTHTAVAHMIPDNSQAFLIPVLSLILAFSISSRVGLVILILTIVGALILKNMMGGGEFMEYYQKSLEILSGETVEYVRGMQVVKIFGATVESFKTLYKAIKDYSKYALDYSISSKKPYVLYQWIFFGIIAILSIPLVFTINKVNNANLLIVELFMILFLSGVMMVSFMKIMWASMNIFNARYAVDTLEDLYKKMNEDKLSYGENINFKNYNIEFDNVTFGYNGNKVLENLSFKLEEGKKYALVGHSGSGKSTIVKLLSGFYKVDSGSIKIGERPLESYSKDALINTISFVFQDSKLFKTSIYENVALANRKASREEVMKAMELAGCNVILNKFPERENTIIGSKGVYLSGGEKQRIAIARAMLKKSKIVIMDEASASIDPDNEYELQKAFKNLMKDKTVIMIAHRMSSIRSVDEILVLENGEIIERGSDQELISKGGKYKELLELYDSANQWRVKDEEIL
- a CDS encoding CRISPR-associated helicase/endonuclease Cas3 gives rise to the protein MEKFLWAKKNRIDDIPSRTPLLVHLEDTANVCGLLYDRWLSQGVKDLLMDSLVTDFEDKDELLLNLCRFLGATHDIGKATPIFQVKKSFNGDFELDSLVLEKLINAGFKDLDKYISANRDNILHNVSGQYLLTSFGVNFTVANIIGAHHGRPISAKESGDSQYFASSLFQEDNISSDRAIFWQNLQKNIFTWALAEANFSDPAELPMISQPGQVILSGLLVMADWISSNEKYFPLLSIDEHKPSPDRFKKGFGKWMGQRAGSWEPDPYSTEIYKNRFPFIEIPWDAQRKISEKIHEIDEPGIVIIEAPMGMGKTEAALIGAEDLAQKTNRTGMFFALPTQATSNGMFSRIKDWLYHMKGEKSLRLIHGKAQLNDDFASLPKSSNIHGEDGVGVNEWFVGRKVSILDDFTVGTVDQILLAALKQKHLMLRHLGLSNKVVVIDEVHAYDAYMSVFLYRALRWLGAYKVPVVILSATLPISKRNALLEEYMIGAGLGYERLTKPEGFENNEAYPLLTYNDGKVIKQFADFEKEPGRDYQIIKKQKDQSEDIVGLIKEVAKDSGVVGVMVNTVRKSQDFAKACIEEFGEDKVELLHSSFIATDRYKKEKDLIASIGKNGKRPDFKIVIGTQVIEQSLDIDFDILITDLAPMDLILQRMGRLHRHKDTKRPENLKDPKVYVLNCGGYDFDKGSSFVYSPYILFRTEYYLPDKINLPNDISHLVQLVYGDGELDLDGELNEIYDNYREKYENQIKEKEFKANVYRLDKPLKKIGERKNLSHWLKNSNKMAESSDIKANAQVRDSADTIEVIALKACEGGYEFFDQGGSLDPSDNKTAMEIAKRTIKLPNSVYFDKENGYIIDKVIEELEKYYLENLSAWDKQSWLKNNLAIIFDDNNEFSLEGKVLLYDKKYGLIVKKEEENE
- a CDS encoding type I-E CRISPR-associated protein Cse1/CasA; translated protein: MSEFNLIDEPWIWVVTDYKGTRKLVGLREFFQNCHQYLDLAGDMPTQDFAVMRFILAILHTVFSRFDADGKPYEYLEVGEKMRQIENVDEEDAEEYEDSLMETWQSLWEMGKTPEIVIEYLESWYDRFYLFDDEYPFYQVTKEEISASKISKANPSEILGKNINRLISESGNKLALFSPKIAHKNNKEILSADQVARWLITYQSYTGLSDKVIFGKEKYKASKGWLFDLGGVFLSSDNLYKTLVLNLVLVNTIDSQFNTNIQKPAWEYKPEDLIENYMDKNLVDNIGQLYTAYSRAVYIDDFDPKKPFKMGIVKLPEVLHENNFLEPMTLWRYNNNGPNKDKFTPRKHQLNKSLWRSFGLITKTEDPNEGNANIGKRKPGIIQWLNHIEEYLGDDMVKINSISMEDDGNATSWVPTNEIVDCLFIEGNIVNDLDKKGWVVRINNVIDKTQTIVDKVFRSFVNDTKKIRNIESNEYTSKYTESLYYELDKPFRDWLFSIDYEDDKDEKIGLWYKDLKKITISQAEKIVADSGPRDFIGIVENDKTKNIASAFNIFMQG
- a CDS encoding LysR family transcriptional regulator, with protein sequence MLDFRIESFLEVCKYMNFTRAAESLNITQPAISTHIKYLENYYNCKLFYRSKRSLCLTDQGKILKSALLSMSNDQDRLKMILANNKTKSEKISLGFTRSVGEYLILDKLIALIKEKSSCDFHIYYENTDEILSDIDSGRIDFAIIEGFIKSSDYFIKKYKSDRIVCVCHKDHKFKKQVKKLTDLLDERIIIREDGSGTLAILKNFLSMDNIDTKDFANIIEINNMRSIVEMLKADCGISFIFESCVKKELEEGVLRVIKLEDFNLVHDLSIVTRKNSIFIDLYLQIAEAFY
- a CDS encoding YeiH family protein — encoded protein: MIKSIEKNIKGIILCLIIAIISQIIGKKIPLVGPAVSGILIGMALNQIIKDKKSYMGGVRFTSKKILQYAVILLGFGLDLGIVLKTGRQSLPIILSTISTSLMIAYLAYKAGLIKGNIATLVGVGSSICGGSAIAAAAPVIDADEDEIAQAISVIFFFNILAAILFPSLGRMIGFSTTNGHAFGIFAGSAVNDTSSVTACASTWDTIFNLGSQTLDKAVTVKLTRTLAIIPICLGLAFIRMRNAEQEANKKISIIQIFPFFIIYFILASLITTIALAKGVDIGFFKPFKDLSKFFIVMAMSAIGFNSDIVKLLKSGAKPLALGGVCFISITSITLILEKVLGIL